A genome region from Polyodon spathula isolate WHYD16114869_AA chromosome 19, ASM1765450v1, whole genome shotgun sequence includes the following:
- the LOC121294722 gene encoding transmembrane protein 258 codes for MELEAMTRYTSPVNPAVFPHLTVVLLAIGMFFTAWFFVYEVTSTKYTRDVYKELLISLVASVFMGFGVLFLLLWVGIYV; via the exons ATG GAGCTGGAAGCAATGACTCGGTACACCAGCCCGGTGAACCCGGCTGTCTTCCCTCATCTCACTGTGGTGCTGCTTGCCATTGGCATGTTCTTCACCGCCTGGTTCTTTGT CTATGAGGTGACCTCCACCAAGTACACGCGTGATGTCTACAAGGAGCTGCTCATCTCGCTGGTCGCCTCTGTCTTCATGGGCTTCGGGGTGCTCTTCCTGCTGCTGTGGGTCGGCATCTACGTCTGA